In Qipengyuania psychrotolerans, one DNA window encodes the following:
- a CDS encoding lipoprotein-releasing ABC transporter permease subunit, with the protein MILSPFERTIAMRYLLPGRSEAFIALVAGISITVVMLSVAMLVIVMSVMNGFRAELLDKIVGLNGHAIVQAYGGKLDDWENVLQEVRETPGVTEASPLIEQPLLTTFNGRVEAILLRGNTVQDLRELGEKTVSGNMDALQPGASKVAIGARLAENIGARVGDTITIINPQGRSTPFGTVPRQVGYEIGAIFEIGIYDYDGAFVVMPMQDAQTLLLIGDTVGMIEVKVEDPDKVGEILEPVTASLTGRAVVQDWKTINSTLFEALQVERVAMAFALSFMVLVAAFNILSSLVMLVRAKTRDIAIMRTMGATKRSLTKIFVTTGFTVGALGTIAGLLLGALVLTFREQIVTGISWMTGADLWDPQVRFLSTIPAKVDPVEIAMIVGLALVMSFLATLYPALKAASTDPVQVLRYE; encoded by the coding sequence TTGATCCTCTCTCCATTCGAACGGACTATCGCCATGCGTTACCTGCTTCCGGGCAGGAGCGAGGCGTTCATCGCGCTGGTCGCAGGCATTTCGATTACGGTCGTCATGCTGTCGGTCGCCATGCTGGTGATTGTCATGAGCGTGATGAACGGTTTTCGCGCCGAATTGCTCGACAAAATCGTGGGTCTGAACGGCCATGCAATCGTGCAGGCCTATGGCGGCAAGCTCGATGACTGGGAAAACGTCTTGCAGGAAGTGCGCGAAACGCCTGGTGTCACTGAGGCTTCACCGCTCATAGAACAGCCGCTGCTAACCACCTTCAATGGCAGGGTGGAAGCGATCCTGCTTCGCGGAAACACTGTCCAGGATCTGCGCGAGCTGGGCGAAAAGACGGTCAGTGGTAACATGGACGCCTTGCAGCCCGGCGCGAGCAAGGTCGCGATTGGTGCTCGCCTTGCCGAGAATATCGGGGCGCGAGTGGGTGACACGATTACCATCATCAATCCGCAAGGCCGCTCGACACCATTCGGCACGGTCCCGCGCCAAGTTGGATATGAAATTGGCGCGATCTTCGAGATAGGGATCTACGACTACGACGGTGCCTTCGTTGTCATGCCGATGCAGGATGCGCAGACCCTGCTGTTGATTGGCGACACCGTAGGCATGATCGAAGTCAAGGTGGAGGATCCGGATAAAGTCGGAGAAATCCTGGAGCCGGTCACGGCAAGCTTAACTGGTCGTGCAGTCGTCCAGGACTGGAAGACCATCAACTCGACCTTGTTCGAGGCACTTCAGGTTGAACGCGTTGCTATGGCATTTGCACTTAGTTTCATGGTCTTGGTTGCCGCATTTAATATACTTTCCAGCCTTGTTATGCTGGTCCGGGCAAAAACTCGCGACATCGCAATCATGCGCACCATGGGTGCGACCAAGCGAAGCCTGACCAAGATTTTTGTTACGACCGGCTTCACGGTCGGAGCGTTGGGGACAATCGCCGGGCTTTTGCTGGGTGCGCTGGTCCTCACTTTCCGAGAGCAGATCGTTACAGGCATCAGCTGGATGACCGGCGCGGATCTATGGGACCCGCAGGTGCGTTTCCTCAGCACTATTCCTGCCAAGGTCGACCCTGTAGAAATTGCGATGATCGTTGGTCTCGCGCTCGTCATGAGTTTCCTGGCTACTCTTTATCCTGCATTGAAGGCGGCCAGCACGGATCCGGTACAGGTGCTGCGCTATGAATAA
- a CDS encoding ABC transporter ATP-binding protein, with the protein MNNPVVELKGLTRSFEQGGERIDVLRGVDLKIMPGEIVALLGPSGSGKSTLLQAVGLLEGGFGGEIVIAGHSAEKSNANARTELRRDHLGFVYQFHHLLPDFDARENVVLPQLVAGRPREESEARADELLTALGLGHRLTHRPNQLSGGEQQRVAVARGLANKPALVLADEPTGNLDEATSDKVLQQFLALVRGEGSAAIVATHNERLAARMDRVVRLHEGVLE; encoded by the coding sequence ATGAATAATCCGGTCGTCGAATTGAAAGGTCTGACCCGCAGTTTCGAGCAGGGAGGCGAGCGCATCGATGTCTTGCGCGGCGTCGACCTAAAGATCATGCCGGGCGAGATTGTCGCGCTGCTGGGCCCCTCGGGCTCGGGCAAGTCGACCTTGCTGCAGGCAGTCGGTCTGCTCGAAGGCGGTTTCGGCGGCGAGATTGTGATTGCCGGCCACTCGGCTGAGAAATCCAATGCGAATGCACGGACCGAACTGCGCCGTGATCATCTTGGATTCGTTTATCAATTCCACCACCTGCTGCCCGATTTCGATGCACGCGAGAATGTAGTGCTGCCGCAATTGGTGGCGGGCAGGCCGCGCGAAGAATCAGAGGCGAGGGCAGACGAACTGCTTACCGCATTGGGACTTGGGCACCGATTGACCCACCGTCCGAACCAGCTTTCTGGCGGCGAGCAGCAACGCGTCGCCGTTGCACGCGGCTTGGCGAACAAGCCTGCACTCGTGCTCGCCGACGAGCCGACCGGCAATCTCGACGAAGCAACTTCGGACAAGGTGCTGCAACAGTTCCTTGCCCTGGTGCGCGGCGAAGGCAGTGCAGCGATCGTCGCGACACACAATGAGCGGCTCGCTGCACGCATGGATAGGGTCGTCCGTCTTCACGAAGGCGTTCTGGAATAG